A single genomic interval of Lathyrus oleraceus cultivar Zhongwan6 chromosome 7, CAAS_Psat_ZW6_1.0, whole genome shotgun sequence harbors:
- the LOC127108297 gene encoding lysine histidine transporter-like 8: protein MGKVGDESEYLRSELALLQFSDANSKSPISPLFIHIHDNDDQTSFDSESKPSSQEQQNEQQHPKDEWLPLTESRNGNAYYAAFHILNSNIGFQALMLPLAFSTLGWIWGSVCLSIAFIWQLYTIFLLIELHESVSGKRHSRYLFLAMSAFGERLGKVAALFPVMYLSGGSCVMFIITGGGTMKLLFKILCENDNGTTCGAHSPNGVEWFLVFTCLAILIAQLPNLNSMAAVSLVGAVASISYCTLFWSLSVKKGRPMGVSYKTTLVPQESTLVKISDILNAIGIIVLAFRGHNLVLEIQGTLPSNSKETSKEPMRRGVTISYILIAMCVFPLSIAGFWAYGNKIPSDRGLLTAFPQFHKQQVTKFSMGAIYVLVILHCLSSFQVYAMPVFDNLELRYTSLKNQKCPRWLRTCFRLFFGGFTFFIAVTFPFLPSLAALIGGMTLVPLTYAYPCFMWLAIGKPRTKGIVWWFNLVLGCLGMVLSVVLVAAAIRTLADKGLNANFFKP from the exons ATGGGAAAAGTGGGTGATGAATCTGAATATTTGAGATCAGAATTAGCACTGTTACAATTCTCTGATGCTAATTCCAAATCTCCAATATCTCCTTTGTTCATACACATTCATGATAATGATGACCAAACCAGTTTTGACTCTGAATCTAAGCCCTCATCACAAGAGCAGCAGAATGAACAACAACATCCAAAAGATGAATGGCTTCCACTAACTGAATCAAGAAATGGAAATGCATATTATGCAGCTTTTCATATTCTAAATTCCAACATTGGATTTCAAGCTCTCATGCTTCCTCTTGCCTTTTCCACTCTTGGTTG GATCTGGGGTAGTGTGTGTTTGTCAATAGCATTCATTTGGCAACTTTATACAATTTTTCTTCTAATTGAGCTTCATGAATCTGTCTCTGGAAAACGTCACAGTAGATATCTCTTCCTTGCAATGTCTGCATTTG GTGAAAGATTAGGAAAAGTAGCAGCACTATTTCCAGTAATGTACCTATCAGGAGGTAGTTGTGTAATGTTTATAATCACTGGTGGTGGGACAATGAAGCTACTATTCAAGATTCTCTGCGAAAACGATAATGGGACAACATGCGGTGCGCACTCACCGAACGGGGTGGAGTGGTTCTTAGTGTTTACTTGTTTGGCCATACTCATTGCTCAGTTGCCTAATCTCAACTCAATGGCTGCTGTCTCTTTGGTGGGAGCTGTTGCCTCTATCAGTTACTGCACACTCTTTTGGTCACTTTCTGTTAAGAAAGGCAGGCCAATGGGTGTTTCCTACAAAACAACGTTGGTTCCACAAGAATCAACCTTGGTGAAGATTAGTGACATTTTGAATGCTATTGGAATCATTGTGCTAGCTTTCAGAGGTCACAATCTTGTACTAGAAATTCAGGGAACTCTACCTTCTAATTCGAAAGAAACATCAAAAGAACCAATGCGCAGAGGAGTCACCATTTCATATATACTCATTGCCATGTGTGTCTTTCCTCTCTCAATTGCTGGATTTTGGGCATATGGAAACAAG ATACCTTCTGATAGAGGATTATTAACAGCATTCCCACAATTCCACAAACAACAAGTAACAAAATTCTCAATGGGTGCAATCTATGTTCTAGTGATACTGCATTGTTTGAGTAGCTTCCAAGTCTACGCCATGCCTGTTTTTGATAACTTGGAGCTAAGATACACATCCTTAAAGAATCAGAAATGTCCACGATGGTTGAGAACATGCTTTCGGTTATTCTTTGGAGGGTTCACATTTTTTATAGCAGTAACATTCCCTTTCTTGCCAAGCCTTGCAGCTCTGATAGGTGGAATGACCCTTGTGCCCCTCACATATGCATACCCTTGTTTCATGTGGCTAGCTATTGGGAAACCTCGTACAAAGGGTATAGTATGGTGGTTCAACCTCGTACTTGGTTGCTTAGGGATGGTTCTTAGTGTTGTTTTGGTGGCCGCTGCTATAAGGACTTTGGCTGACAAAGGGTTAAATGCTAATTTCTTCAAACCATGA